Proteins from a single region of Verrucosispora sp. NA02020:
- a CDS encoding GNAT family N-acetyltransferase, with protein MSDVFFREAVRADLPAVLDLLADDVLGRTRDVGEVDAVYEKAFADIGADPRNHLVVAEADGEVLGCMQLTYIPGLGRHGTERLLIEAVRIRSDQRGRGVGRLMMTWAIDRARQRGCGLVQLTSDKSRHDAHRFYLGLGFVPSHEGMKLSI; from the coding sequence ATGAGCGACGTGTTCTTCCGGGAGGCGGTCCGGGCCGACCTACCCGCCGTCCTCGATCTCCTCGCCGACGACGTGTTGGGGCGTACTCGTGACGTCGGGGAGGTCGACGCCGTCTACGAGAAGGCGTTCGCCGACATCGGTGCCGATCCGCGTAACCACCTCGTCGTCGCCGAGGCCGACGGTGAGGTGCTGGGATGCATGCAGCTCACCTACATCCCGGGACTCGGCCGGCACGGCACGGAGCGGCTGTTGATCGAGGCGGTGCGGATCCGCTCGGACCAGCGCGGGCGGGGCGTGGGCCGCCTGATGATGACCTGGGCGATCGACCGCGCCCGGCAGCGCGGCTGTGGGCTGGTGCAGCTCACCAGCGACAAGAGCCGCCATGACGCACACCGTTTCTATCTCGGCCTCGGCTTCGTCCCGAGTCACGAGGGCATGAAGCTCAGTATCTGA
- a CDS encoding alpha/beta hydrolase, whose product MVVTAGCTLPAFAPRADVEAQGSAAPPGTAPDWRACPDVPDDLVGRSAPGVRYDCARIQVPRDWAGGTGATTGPGADETFEIALLRVRSDNQRNRIGSLLINPGGPGGSGVDTAVYLSFGEQFGGLPDSILQRFDIIGFDPRGVARSSPVECISDADLDGVFGYDPDPESQEKFDVYVTMAKRIGQSCGDKYGDQLKLYSTEQTARDMDAIRAAVGDDKMTYLGYSYGTLLGATYAQLFPQRVRALVLDGAVDPRQNLIAGSESQAKGFERAFDNFGRWCAANAGNCPIAPDARAAVVSAIDKAKSSPVRSADGREATSGWIFYAVISSLYNETGWRQLARAIDQLDQGNPDAVFQLADNYTDRDDNGRYTNLFDANTAINCADDEERPSLQRIRQLQSEWRTQYPLFGPALATGLISCTEWPGGSDPYPTGRAEGAPPILVIGTTGDPATPYEQTPALAEMLGVGRVLTWEGEGHTAYPQTPCITEAVDAYLIDLTVPAEGKRCPAR is encoded by the coding sequence ATGGTCGTCACCGCCGGCTGCACGCTGCCGGCCTTCGCGCCGCGCGCCGACGTCGAGGCGCAAGGGTCGGCCGCCCCACCCGGCACGGCACCCGACTGGCGGGCCTGCCCCGATGTCCCCGACGACCTGGTCGGACGCAGCGCCCCCGGCGTCCGGTACGACTGCGCCCGCATCCAGGTGCCGCGCGACTGGGCCGGCGGCACCGGCGCCACCACCGGCCCCGGCGCCGACGAGACCTTCGAGATCGCCCTGTTGCGGGTCCGTTCCGACAACCAGCGCAACCGGATCGGCTCGCTGCTGATCAACCCGGGCGGCCCGGGTGGGTCGGGCGTGGACACCGCCGTCTACCTCTCCTTCGGCGAGCAGTTCGGCGGCCTGCCCGACAGCATCCTGCAACGGTTCGACATCATCGGCTTCGACCCGCGCGGCGTGGCCCGGTCCAGTCCGGTCGAGTGCATCTCCGACGCCGACCTGGACGGCGTCTTCGGCTACGACCCCGACCCGGAGAGCCAGGAGAAGTTCGACGTCTACGTGACCATGGCCAAGCGGATCGGCCAGAGCTGCGGCGACAAGTACGGCGACCAGCTCAAGCTCTACTCCACCGAGCAGACCGCCCGGGACATGGACGCGATCCGCGCGGCCGTCGGCGACGACAAGATGACCTACCTCGGATACTCGTACGGCACGCTGCTCGGCGCCACGTACGCCCAACTCTTCCCGCAGCGGGTGCGGGCGCTGGTGCTCGACGGCGCGGTCGACCCCCGACAGAATCTGATCGCCGGTTCGGAGAGCCAGGCCAAGGGCTTCGAGCGCGCCTTCGACAACTTCGGCCGGTGGTGCGCGGCCAACGCCGGCAACTGCCCGATCGCCCCCGACGCCCGAGCCGCAGTCGTCTCCGCCATCGACAAGGCCAAGTCCTCCCCCGTCCGCTCCGCCGACGGCCGCGAGGCCACCTCCGGCTGGATCTTCTACGCGGTCATCTCGTCGCTCTACAACGAGACCGGCTGGCGGCAGCTCGCCCGCGCCATCGACCAGCTGGACCAGGGCAACCCCGACGCGGTGTTCCAGCTCGCCGACAACTACACCGACCGCGACGACAACGGCCGCTACACCAACCTCTTCGACGCCAACACGGCGATCAACTGCGCCGACGACGAGGAACGCCCCAGCCTGCAACGGATCCGCCAGTTGCAGTCCGAGTGGCGTACGCAGTACCCGCTCTTCGGTCCGGCGCTCGCCACCGGCCTGATCTCCTGCACCGAGTGGCCCGGCGGCAGCGACCCCTACCCCACCGGTCGCGCCGAAGGTGCCCCGCCGATCCTGGTCATCGGCACCACCGGCGACCCGGCCACGCCCTACGAGCAGACCCCGGCCCTGGCCGAGATGCTCGGCGTCGGACGCGTACTGACCTGGGAGGGCGAGGGGCACACCGCATACCCGCAGACGCCCTGCATCACCGAGGCCGTCGACGCGTACCTGATCGACCTCACCGTCCCCGCCGAAGGCAAGCGCTGCCCCGCCCGTTAG
- a CDS encoding ATP-dependent DNA ligase: MDLPINPPLEPMLARSVASIPTATGMTYEPKWDGFRCIVFRDGDEVELASRGGKTMTRYFPEVVEQARRQLPERCAVDGELIVIRRDGPSGQPRLDFELLAQRIHPAASRVTLLAETTPADFVAFDLLALDGESLLDAPYPTRRARLEQALAGVRPPVHVTQVTTDADTARRWFDVFEGAGLDGLIAKPADLPYEPGKRLMFKVKHARTADAVVAGFRWHKSGPVVGSLLLGLYDDEGLLHHVGVSASFTMARRAELLEELAPYRDVGAAHPWVHGDHERGQRIPGGVSRWTGTKNLEWEPVRPELVVEVAYDAMEGDRFRHTARFVRWRPDRDPRSCRYDQLDRPVRFDVDQVLRGDPAVPVGSASD; encoded by the coding sequence GTGGACCTGCCGATCAACCCGCCGCTGGAGCCGATGCTGGCCCGCAGTGTGGCGTCGATCCCGACCGCGACCGGGATGACCTACGAGCCCAAGTGGGACGGATTCCGCTGCATCGTCTTCCGCGACGGCGACGAGGTGGAGCTGGCCAGCCGGGGTGGCAAGACGATGACCCGCTACTTCCCCGAGGTGGTGGAGCAGGCCCGTCGGCAACTGCCGGAGCGCTGCGCGGTCGACGGAGAGCTGATCGTGATCCGCCGGGACGGCCCGAGCGGGCAGCCCCGGCTCGACTTCGAGTTGCTGGCCCAGCGCATCCACCCGGCGGCGTCCCGGGTGACACTGCTGGCCGAGACCACTCCGGCCGACTTCGTCGCCTTCGACCTGCTGGCGCTGGACGGCGAGAGCCTGCTCGACGCGCCCTACCCGACCCGCCGCGCCCGGTTGGAGCAGGCGCTGGCCGGGGTACGCCCACCGGTGCACGTCACCCAGGTCACCACCGACGCGGACACCGCCCGCCGCTGGTTCGACGTGTTCGAGGGCGCCGGGTTGGACGGGTTGATCGCCAAGCCGGCCGACCTGCCGTACGAGCCGGGCAAGCGGTTGATGTTCAAGGTCAAGCACGCGCGTACCGCCGACGCGGTGGTGGCCGGCTTCCGGTGGCACAAGTCCGGCCCGGTGGTGGGCTCGCTGCTGCTCGGGCTCTACGACGACGAGGGTCTGCTGCACCACGTCGGCGTGAGCGCCTCGTTCACCATGGCCCGCCGGGCCGAGCTGCTGGAGGAGTTGGCGCCCTATCGCGACGTCGGCGCCGCACACCCGTGGGTGCACGGCGACCACGAGCGGGGCCAGCGCATCCCGGGCGGGGTCAGCCGGTGGACCGGCACCAAGAACCTGGAATGGGAGCCGGTCCGCCCGGAGCTGGTGGTCGAGGTGGCGTACGACGCGATGGAGGGCGACCGGTTCCGGCACACCGCGCGGTTCGTGCGCTGGCGGCCCGACCGCGACCCGCGTTCCTGCCGATACGATCAACTCGACCGGCCGGTGCGGTTCGACGTGGACCAGGTCCTGCGGGGTGACCCGGCGGTGCCGGTGGGATCCGCGTCCGACTGA
- a CDS encoding DNA-3-methyladenine glycosylase has protein sequence MTGTAPTASRTLRPPPGYRLAATIRPLTFSPYDPCARIVDDTLWWATRTPAGPGTLALHGTGSELRADGYGPGGDWLVAHADAVAGLRDDLTGFADLARSHPVVARLAARHAGLRMPATGLVFPRVLRAVFEQKVTGKEAYRAYAATVRHFAAPAPGPVSLLLPPEPAAVAATPYWVFHPFGVEQRRAETLRRAAAVADRLERCADSAEATRRLTAVAGIGVWTAAEVVRVAYGDADAVSVGDYHVPNTVAWALAGEPRGDDARLLELLEPFRGHRGRVCRLLEVAGVQAPKFGPRAPIRSFARF, from the coding sequence GTGACCGGGACCGCGCCGACCGCGAGCCGGACGCTGCGCCCGCCACCCGGCTACCGGCTGGCCGCCACGATCCGGCCGCTCACCTTCAGCCCGTACGACCCGTGCGCCCGGATCGTCGACGACACCCTGTGGTGGGCGACCCGTACACCGGCCGGACCCGGCACCCTCGCGCTGCACGGGACCGGGTCCGAGCTGCGGGCCGACGGGTACGGGCCGGGTGGCGACTGGCTGGTCGCGCACGCCGACGCCGTCGCCGGGCTGCGTGACGACCTGACCGGCTTCGCCGACCTGGCCCGGTCGCATCCCGTGGTGGCGCGACTCGCGGCCCGACACGCCGGGTTGCGGATGCCCGCCACCGGCCTGGTCTTCCCCCGGGTGCTCCGGGCCGTCTTCGAGCAGAAGGTGACCGGCAAGGAGGCCTACCGGGCGTACGCCGCCACCGTCCGCCACTTCGCCGCACCGGCACCGGGGCCGGTGTCGCTGCTGCTGCCGCCCGAGCCGGCCGCCGTCGCGGCCACTCCGTACTGGGTGTTCCACCCGTTCGGGGTCGAACAGCGCCGGGCCGAGACCCTGCGCCGGGCCGCCGCCGTCGCCGACCGGCTGGAGCGCTGCGCGGACAGCGCCGAAGCCACCCGCCGGTTGACCGCCGTCGCCGGCATCGGCGTCTGGACCGCCGCCGAGGTGGTACGCGTGGCGTACGGCGACGCGGACGCGGTGAGCGTCGGCGACTACCACGTACCGAACACGGTGGCCTGGGCGTTGGCCGGTGAGCCGCGTGGTGACGACGCCCGGCTGCTGGAGCTGCTGGAACCGTTCCGGGGACACCGGGGCCGGGTCTGCCGGCTGCTGGAGGTCGCCGGCGTCCAGGCACCGAAGTTCGGTCCCCGCGCGCCGATCCGCTCCTTCGCCCGCTTCTGA